A window of Argopecten irradians isolate NY chromosome 14, Ai_NY, whole genome shotgun sequence contains these coding sequences:
- the LOC138307936 gene encoding para-nitrobenzyl esterase-like: protein MDQIRALKWVRDNIRNFGGDPNKVTLYGHSAGGTSVMALTASPLAKGLFQKALMISGSPLLYKTLAEASADNLVFLKNTNCSTLTCLQQLSAEEVTQAVPWNVFPFWGMTDLVDIPVKGKLDGGLAIIDGLVLKESPFDSWVNGHSNDVPLMIGTAAQESDYWFYPKEFTDESMYTDYVLRKLGTFGTDIAKMALKLYPTGKKSVREQFTSMVSDARVGCGNDVMALWAAVNTNSSVYRYVTTSRPSVPVWPWGFQTNASLSFTGWDMFAFFGLMPYPIDYPSSSDVMFTSNIRREFLSFVETGSPYSKDWLPYPENIALMSSQTTAAAGYHSQQCNFWMQNGFFNYSWVN from the exons ATGGACCAGATCCGGGCTCTGAAATGGGTCAGAGACAATATTCGAAATTTTGGAGGAGATCCGAACAAG GTTACTTTATATGGACACAGTGCAGGTGGTACCAGTGTTATGGCTTTGACTGCATCTCCTCTGGCTAAAGGACTATTCCAAAAGGCACTGATGATAAGCGGGTCACCTCTACTATACAAAACTTTAGCCGAGGCCTCCGCAGACAATTTAGTGTTCCTTAAAAACACAAACTGTAGCACATTAACATGTCTACAACAGTTGTCGGCTGAGGAAGTGACGCAGGCTGTACCATGGAACGTGTTCCCGTTCTGGGGAATGACCGATCTGGTCGATATCCCTGTCAAAGGAAAACTTGACGGAGGATTGGCTATCATAGAcg GTCTCGTCCTCAAGGAGTCTCCATTTGATTCATGGGTGAATGGACATAGTAATGACGTACCACTGATGATAG gAACTGCTGCTCAGGAAAGTGACTATTGGTTTTATCCAAAGGAATTTACAGATGAATCAATGTATACTGACTATGTTTTACGCAAACTTGGAACATTTGGAACCGACATTGCCAAGATGGCGTTAAAATTATATCCGACAGGCAAAAAATCCGTAAGAGAACAATTCACGTCCATGGTGTCCGACGCACGCGTAGGATGCGGAAATGACGTCATGGCGCTATGGGCCGCGGTTAACACCAACTCTTCTGTGTATCGCTATGTTACGACGTCACGACCTTCTGTGCCAGTCTGGCCTTGGGGATTCCAAACGAACGCGTCCTTATCTTTCACTGGTTGGGACATGTTCGCTTTTTTCGGACTTATGCCATATCCCATAGACTACCCCTCTTCTAgcgatgtaatgtttacatcCAATATTCGTAGGGAGTTTTTGTCCTTCGTCGAAACCGGAAGTCCGTATTCCAAAGATTGGCTTCCTTATCCAGAAAATATAGCACTTATGTCAAGCCAGACCACAGCGGCAGCCGGTTACCACTCACAACAATGCAATTTCTGGATGCAGAATGGTTTCTTCAATTATTCATGGGTTAACTAA
- the LOC138307870 gene encoding uncharacterized protein → MVKRGLNKTENLQPPGSFQVPMATAFPQSDEDDNEESDELDFIESAISMYEQHKRTLSRFFIQDDISAVAAQLQAFRQRCDEKTEPSVLERMDGLQVRLDLLSGVETAPPIQTDDLLLVTCQSVDPNTISDLELSANEQLETDVFYLNTTPLKNKTRLSLDKSEVKEYIQLHTQDNKETVVKETNGKVKVISTLDIRRKYVSYYYHLRDDDGWKKIDGDLKDGDVGATILTPTKAFICVTSRGKEYDVDVGPNGTEFRFASNRDVLIRFPKGAVQGNQQVHVSLESADRSAIQQMKRQQAELSIVGFTDILHIEHDEPFKKDICVELQMEMIASDDIAACDLMAVHFKDGTISLDQKGNKIRKVGRNKIKLETSLFTGKSIIAKRKKPNKKEKTHSESDCVCSVYGYNRSCCILVFLGEGPTNDSWRLWAEVVPERAVEDVAAKRVNQDGLKEPPHSRSPGKCFKKKTIIYVKLEASGGLTMYKGVAKNQSIVYQPKAVNNFVHFPVIKTKLNVNELAIVTFQSRAKKICDLHTAYFNPVVVLPLSSQASTEDDGPKDFFDSRSLFTLVQHIDINDLLGIATGLGLSMVKYGDLRFFHAHQPDEFKFSVFDKWLKSSTKGPEENLAQLTQALENCDNNSVAEICKAVFKEGRGLRKSDFK, encoded by the exons ATGGTGAAACGAGGCCTCAACAAAACTGAGAACTTGCAACCTCCAGGAAGTTTCCAGGTACCAATGGCGACAGCATTTCCTCAGAG CGACGAGGACGACAATGAGGAGTCCGATGA ATTGGACTTCATTGAGTCTGCAATAAGTAT GTATGAACAACATAA GCGAACATTGTCTAG ATTTTTTATCCAAGACGACATTTCCGCTGTTGCTGCCCA aTTACAAGCTTTCCGCCAAAGATGTGATGA AAAAACAGAGCCGAGTGTTTTGGAACGAATGGATGG TTTACAGGTACGACTGGATCTCTTGTCTGGTGTTGAAACAGCGCCTCC taTCCAGACTGACGATCTCCTTCTGGTTACATGTCAGTCTGTAGATCCAAACACCATATCAGATCTAGAGTTATCGGCCAACGAACAGCTGGAGACGGATGTGTTCTATTTAAACACGACTCCTTTGAAGAACAAAACAAGACTTTCCTTGGACAAATCAGAAGTTAAGGAGTACATACAGCTACACACACAAGACAATAAGGAAACTGTCGTCAAGGAAACGAAtggaaaggtcaaggtcatatcgACTCTTGATATTCGAAGAAAGTACGTGTCCTATTATTACCACTTAAGGGACGATGATGGATGGAAAAAAATTGATGGCGACCTCAAA GACGGAGATGTCGGAGCGACCATTCTTACTCCGACTAAGGCCTTTATATGTGTAACTTCCCGAGGAAAAGAGTACGATGTAGATGTTGGTCCAAATGGAACAGAATTCCGCTTTGCCTCTAACAGGGATGTTCTGATCCGGTTCCCGAAAGGAGCAGTGCAAGGAAACCAGCAAGTCCATGTATCG ttAGAATCCGCTGATCGTTCAGCCATACAGCAGATGAAACGACAACAGGCAGAGTTATCGATCGTGGGATTTACTGATATCCTTCACATCGAACACGACGAACCATTTAAAAAGGATATTTGCGTCGAACTGCAGATGGAAATGATAGCCTCAGACGACATTGCAGCATGTGACCTGATGGCAGTCCACTTTAAGGATGGCACCATCAGCCTTGACCAAAAGGGTAACAAGATTAGGAAAGTGggaagaaataaaataaaacttgaaacATCTCTTTTCACTGG TAAAAGCATAATCGCCAAAAGAAAGAAACCCAATAAAAAGGAGAAGACACATTCTGAATCTGATTGTGTCTGCTCCGTATATGGATACAACCGTTCTTGTTGTATTTTGGTGTTTCTGGGAGAGGGACCGACGAACGATTCGTGGAGGTTATGGGCGGAAGTTGTTCCGGAACGCGCTGTGGAAGATGTTGCTGCGAAAAGAGTGAACCAAGATGGTTTAAAAGAGCCTCCGCATAGCAGATCCCCAGGGAAATGTTTCAAGAAGAAAACCATAATATATGTCAAGCTAGAAGCATCAGGAGGTTTGACAATGTATAAAGGAGTGGCAAAAAATCAGTCTATTGTTTATCAACCAAAAGCAGTTAACAACTTCGTACACTTTCCAGTAATAAAAACTAAACTAAATGTCAATGAATTGGCAATCGTCACGTTCCAGTCAAGGGCAAAGAAAATATGCGACTTGCACACTGCATACTTCAATCCAGTTGTGGTGTTGCCACTTTCTTCTCAGGCCTCAACAGAGGATGATGGACCTAAAG ATTTCTTCGACAGTCGAAGCCTGTTTACCTTGGTACAGCACATTGACATCAATGACCTACTGGGTATAGCCACAGGACTAGGTCTGTCTATGGTCAAGTACGGTGACCTTCGTTTCTTTCACGCTCATCAGCCTGACGAATTCAAGTTCTCAGTTTTTGATAAATGGTTGAAATCCAGTACGAAAGGACCGGAAGAGAACCTTGCACAGTTGACGCAAGCTCTGGAAAATTGTGATAATAATAGTGTTGCTGAGATATGTAAAGCAGTGTTCAAAGAGGGAAGAGGATTGAGAAAAAGCgatttcaaatga